Sequence from the Herpetosiphonaceae bacterium genome:
CGCTGACGTTTGTGATCGATGTGTCGGGATCGATGGAGCGCGAAGAACGTCTGGAGACGGTCAAGCAGGCGCTCGCGCTGCTGGTCGAGCAGCTTCGGGCCGACGATCAGATCGGCATCGTGGTCTATGGCAGCGACGCCCGCTCGATCCTGCCGCCGACTAGCGGCGCGAATAAAGGACGGATCTTGAGCGCGATCGACGAGCTACAGCCAAGCGGCTCGACCAATGTCGAGGCGGGGCTGGACATTGGCTTCGCCCAGGCCGAAGAAGCGTTTGTGCCCGACGGCAACAACATGATCCTGCTCTGCTCGGATGGAGTCGCCAACAATGGCGTGACCGACCCGGAGACGCTGCTGCAAACGTACCGGCGCTACACCTCGCAGGGCATCAAACTCTCGACGTATGGCTTTGGAATGGGAAATTTCAACGACGAATTGATGGAACGACTCGCCGACGCGGGCAATGGCATCTACTCCTACATCGACACGCTGGACGAGGCCGAGCGCGTCTTCGTCCACAATCTGACCGGCACGCTGCAACTGATCGCGCGCGACGCCAAGATTCAGGTCGAGTTCAACCCCGATGTCGTCAGCCACTACCGGCTGATCGGCTACGAGAATCGCGATGTCACCGATCAGGACTTTCGCAACGACTCGGTCGATGCCGGTGAGGTTGGAGCGGGCCATAGCGTAACTGCGCTCTACGAGATCCGGCGCGTCCCCGACGCCACAGGCGACATCGCGACGGTTCGCATTCGCTACCACCAGCCCGACAACTCGAAGATCATCGAGGAGACACAGACGCTACGGAGCGAGGATCGGCGGGCCAGTTTCGGCAGGGCCAGCGGGCGCTTCAAGCTCGCGGTCAGCGTGGCGCAGTACGCCGAGCTGCTGCGGCACTCGCGCTGGTTCCAGGGCAGCACGCTGGACGACGTGGTCGAGCTGGCGCATGAGGCGCAGCGCGACTTCGAGCGCGATCCAGACGTGACGGAGTTCATCAGGCTGCTCGAAACCGCCGCGTCGCTGGCGCGGGCTGAGTAAAATCGCTACACCACTACCGGACAGGGGCACGCAGGTGCCCTTGTCTCATCTCAGGCCCCTGCTATCGCGCACCCCGCGCGGTGGTACAATCGAGTCAACCGTTCAATCGCACGAACAATCGCATGGAAAGGACGCCTGGCAATGCCGCTCGAAATCCGCGATCTGCGGGCGCTCGAAGGTCCCAATATCTACTCGTTCCAGCCGACGGTCAAGCTCCAGATCTGGGCCGACCGCGACATCAGCCGCACGATCGGCGATACCGTCAAAACCTGGGCGCAGCAGGTCGGCGTGGTGATCGGCGCGCTGCGGCAGGAGGTGCAGCCAGCCGACGGCGGCTTCGTGATCACTACCACCTGGACGACGCCGCTGCCCAACGTGGGCGAGCGCATCGCGGAGGGCGCGGCTGCGGATCTGGTGGCCGCCGAGCAGCGCGACGAGGAGTACAGCCACGACGAGGCGCTCTTCGCCGCGATCGACGCGCGCAAACACGAGGAGCCGTCGCTCCGGCAGCTTCAGCTCTACGCCGAGGCGCGAGTGCGCGATCTACCAATGGTGCCGCGCGGCGACGGCACGGTGATGATCGGCAGCGGCGCGCGGGGCTGGGCGCTCGATCCGAGCGTGCTCAGCCTGGGCATGTCGGTCGATGTTCCCTGGGAGCAGATCGGCACGATCCCGATCGTCGCGGTCACAGGCACCAACGGCAAGACCACCACCGTCCGGCTGATCGCGCACGTCCTGCGCGAGACGGGCCTGCGCGTGGGCAACACCGACACGGACGGCATCTTCATCGACGGGCAGCAGGTCGAGGAGGGCGACTGGGCGGGCTGGGCCGGGGCGCGGCGCGTGCTGACCGATCCGGCGGTCGATGTGGCGGTGCTGGAAACATCGCGCGGCGGCATCCTGCGGCGCGGGCTGGGATTCAACACCTGCACCATCAGCGTCATCACCAACATCTCGGCGGATCATCTCGGAGAGTTCGAGATCGACACGCCCGCGAAGATGGCGCGCGTCAAGGGCCTGCTGGTGCGCGTGACGCACCCCGACGGCTACACGATCCTCAACGCCGACGATCCGCTCGTGCGGGCGATGGGCGAGACGAGCGCTGCGCAGGTGGTGCTCTTCAGCAACGATCGGCAGAGCGCCGCGATTGCCGCCCACCAGCAGATCGGCGGCTCGTTCGTCCGCAGCGACGGCCAGCAGGTCGAGGTCAGCTTTAACGATCAGCGGGGCCACTTCGCGCTGGCCGACATTCCGATCACCGTCGGCGGCGCGGCGCTGCACAACGTCCAGAACGTCCTGGCGGCGACGGCGGCCTGTCTCGGCCTGGGCGTGCCGCTCCCGACGATCGTCGATGCGCTGCGCACGTTCATGCCCTCGGCCAGCCACAACGCCAACCGTCTGAATCTCTTCGACCGCGACACCATGCTGGTGGCCTTCGACTACGCGCACAACGAGGCGGGACTGATCGCGCTGCTGCGCTTCGGCCAGGAGATGCGGCAGCGACGCGGCGGGCGGCTGCTGCTGATCCTGGGCGGTCCCGGCGATCGGCCCGACGAGCAGATCCGCGAACAGGGTCGGCTCGCGGCTGAGGCGGTGGACACGCTGCTGCTGCACGAGGAGGAGCGCTACCTGCGCGGTCGAGAGCTGGGCGAGACAACCAGGCTCTACCAGGAGGGCGCGCTAGCCGCCGGGATACGTGCCGATCAGGTCGTGATCTTCCCCGACGAAGTCGCCGCGCTCGACGCCGCGCTGGCGATGCTGCAAACCGGCGATGTGCTGCTGGTGGCGGCGCACGCGCACCGCGCGACCGTGCTCGATCGGCTGGAGCGGTGGCAGGGGTAAAGAACAAAGGAACAAACGAGCAAACCAACAACGGCTGAAACCCCTTGTTCCCTTGTTTCCTTGTTCCTTTGTTCCTTACTTAGATCGGTCCACATCCCGCGCGCCGATTGGCCCATCGCCAATACCGACCCTGCGTAATAGCGCTGTGCCGAGCGCGGTTGCTATACTTGGGCCATGCAATCGGGTCACTTCGCCATCCCGCGTTTTTCGCGATCGACGCTCCTGACGTGTGCAGGGATCGCGCTGCTGCTGGTACCACTTGCGCTCTATGTCGACTCGCTGCCGAGCATCAGCCCGGCGGTGAGCTGGCTCTTTTTTATTGTGCGCGTGATCGCCGCGCTGGTGCTGATCGCGGTCTGGGCGCTGCTGAACGTTCCGCCGCGCAAGCCGATCACCGGGCATATCGTCGTGGGAGTGGCGCGCTTCGGCGACGACGCGCCTGAGGGGGTGCACGCGCCGCGCCGCACGCTGCTGCAATGGGTGCGTCCGCGCCCAACCTGGGAGCCGGTGCTGAACGAAGAAGGCGAGACGGTCCTGCCGCTGCCGGACGGCGGGATCGAGGTCGGCGAGATGCTGGCCCATGCGATCCGCAAGCTAATCGCGCCGATCCCCAACGTCGCGCTCGTGACGCTGCCCTACATCGCCGACGAGCGCGAGGCGATCCTGGCGGGCGATACCGCCAACGCCGACATCGTCCTCTGGGGCGTGACGGAGCGAGCCGCAGACAACGAGCTGGTCTTTGCGCCGCAGATCACGCTGACCAAGCGGCTGGAGATGCCGATCCCGCAGAGCGACCTGCGGCTGTGCGGCCTTGAGACGATCGCGCTGCCGGTGCAGCGCATGCGCGTCTGGCAGGCGCGCTACGTCGGCGTGCAGCAGCTCTGGTCGTTCCTGCTGGGCCTGATCTTCTATACCTACAACGCCGACGAGGAGGCGCTCAACGAGCTGGCCGCCGTGCACGTCACGCCGGAGGCGAACGGGCATATCAGCCCGGCGATTGCCGCCGCGTATCTGCTCAGCGGCAACCTGCATGTGATCGGCGAGCGCTGGGAGGCGGCGATCGAAGCCTATCGCGCCATCGCCGACGAGCCGACCTTCTCGGCGCAGGCGCTAGTCAACCTGGGCGTGCTCCACGCGCTGCGCGGCGAAACCGTCGCGGCGCTCGACCAACTGACCCAGGCGGTCGAGCAGGCTCCAATGCTGGCGCTGGCTCATCACAACCTGGCCGTGCTTCAGCAGCGCGTCGACCGCCAGGCCGAGGCCGAAAAGCACTTCGACCGCGCGATCGAGCTTGATCCGAGCCTGAGCGAAAGCTACCGTGGCCTGGCGGCGATCCTGCGTGCGCAGGGCAACGCCGCGTCGGCACGGCAGATCCTTGACCAGGCGCTCGCGATCCAGCCGATGGATGTCGAGGCCCGGCGCGACCTGGCCGCGCTGCTGATCGACGGCGGCAACCTCGGCGCGGCGCAGCAGCAGCTTGAGCGGGCGCTCGCGCTCGATCCGCATCACGCCGCGACCTACTACCTGCTGGGCTTGCTGTGCGAGCAGAGCGGTGACACGACCGGCGCGCTCGAAGCCCTGGAGCAGGCAATCGCGATCCAGCCCAACTACGCCGACGCCTACGCCGCGCTGGCGCGAGTCTATAAGCAGACCGGCGGGAGTCCCGAAGCGCTCAGCCCGATCGCCCGCACGCCCGTTGTGACGGCGGATGCGCGCGCGCACATGGACCTGGGCCTGGCCTACTTCCAGCAGTTCCGCGACGCCGAGGCGGAGCACGAGTTTCGCGCCGCGATCGAGAAAGAGCCGCTCTATGCTCCGGCGCATGTCCAGCTTGGCAAGCTCCTGCGACGGAACGGACGGACCGCCGAGGCGCTGGAAGAGCTGAAGACCGCGCTGCACATCGACGCGCACGTGCTGACCACGTACCACGAGCTGGCGGAGCTTCGCGCCGAGCAGGGCGAGCTGGAGCGCGCGGCGCAAACACTGGAGCAGGCGCTCCGGATCGCGCCCACCGATGCGCGCACGGCCTACCTGCTGGGCAACATCCGCGCAACGCAGGCACGCGAGAGCGGCAGCCGCGCCCCGCTGGAGCAGGCGATCGCCGCCTACCATCGCGCGACCGCGCTCGATCCGAGCTTTGCGGCGGCGCAGTACAACCTGGCGATTGCGGCGCTGACCGACGGCGATGTCACCACGGCGGTCGATTCCTTGCGCCAGACGATCAGCATCAATCCCGAAGACGGCGAGGCTCACCGGCTGCTGGCGACGATCTACAACGACCTGCGCCGGAGCCGCGAGGCGCTCCAGCTCATGACCCGCGCCGCCGAGCTCTTGCCCGGCCACGTCCCGACGCTGATCCAGTTGAGCCAGATTCAGCGCCAGCACAACCAGATCGACGAGGCGATCACCACGCTGCGACAGGCGCAAAAAGCCGAGCCGCAGAATGTGCGCGTGCTGCGCGAGCTGGGCAGCCTGTATGTCGCGGCCCGCCAGCTCGACCGGGCGATCAGCACGTTCAACCGCGCCAGAGACATCGCGCCCGATCAGGCGGAAACCCACTTCGCGCTGGGCGTTGCCTACCGCACCGCCGGGCGGCTGCGCGAGGCGATCGAGGCATTCGAGGCCGCGATCAAGCGCGATCCCAGGAATGCCGCCGCGCTGACACAGCTTGCCGAAACGCTCTACAGCGCCGGAGAGCAGAGTCGCGCCGTGACGATGTTACAGCAGGCGATCACCATCAACCGCGACGATCCGCAGTTGTACTACGCGCTCGGCCAGATGTACGGCGCGCTCGGCCAGTCGGATCGCGCCAACGAAGCCTACCGCATGTACGCAGAACTCCGCGCGGCGAAAGCCTAAGCCGCGCCTCAGTCCTCGCGCCGTATCCCGCAGCGCCCCCACGACGTTTAAATTGGACAGCGCTCGCCTTCGCCACAACCACACAATGTGGTGCGCGGTCTGCTATGCCGCGCATGCCTGCTCGATTTTGATCTACAATACAGGCATCGAACCACCGTACCCTGGCACGTCCCATACCAACCTGCGAAGGTAGCGCACCCAATACGCGATACATCCAGCAGATCGACCAACCACCCAAAGGAGAACTATCCTTGCGTATTCTTTTGCTGTCGTGGGAATTTCCGCCGCATGTCGCCGGTGGCCTCGGCAAGCATGTCGCAGATCTGGTGCCAGCGCTAGCGGCCCTCGGCATAGAAGTGCATGTCGTCACGCCACACCTGCGCGGTGGCGCCGAGATAGAAACGATCTGCCCGGGCGCGACCGTGCATCGCGTCATGCCTGATACCCAGCGCGATCACCAGGGTATCGTCGCGTTTAGCCAGCACAGCAACAATAGCCTTGAGCGGAAAGGCCACGAGCTTAGCCTTGATCTTGGCGGCTTCGATCTGATCCACGGCCACGACTGGCTGGTAGCCTACAGCAGCATCGCGCTCAAATATGCGCTCAAACGTCCGCTGGTCGTCACCGTCCACTCGATGGAGCGCGGTCGGCGTCAGGGCGATCTGAGCAACGAGCAATCGCTGGCGATCAACGGCACCGAGTGGTGGCTGACGTACGAAGCCTGGCGCGTGGTTACGGTCAGCCAGTATATGGCGCAGCAGGTACAGACCTTCTTCGGCGTGCCGCCCGATAAGCTGGATGTGATCTACAACGGCGTTCACGTGCCCGATGCGCTGCCCTTGCCGTGGTGCGAGCAGGTGGCCTTTCGCGCGATGTACGCCGATCCCGACGAGAAGATCGTGTACTACGTTGGGCGGATCGTCCACGAAAAAGGCGTCCAGGTGCTCGTCGAGGCCGCGCCGCAGATCCTCCGCGAGGTTCCCAGGCTCAAATTTGTGATCGCCGGGACCGGCCCGATGCTCGATCCGCTGCGCCAGCAAGTCGCCGCGCAGGGCCTTGCCGATCATTTTGTCTTTACCGGCTACATCAGCGACGCTGTTCGTGATAAGCTGTATCAAGTGGCGGACGTTGCGGTCTTTCCAAGCCTGTACGAGCCGTTCGGGATCGTCGCGCTTGAGGCAATGGCGTACAATTGCCCGGTGGTCGTGACGCGAACCGGCGGCCTCGCCGAGTTTATCAGGCCGCACGAGACAGGGATTATGACCCATCCCGGCGATCCGCACTCGCTGGCCTGGGGTATCCTGCATACGCTGCACCATCCCGACTGGGCGGAGATGCGCGCGGCGAATGCACTACGCGATGTAAAAAGCGTCTATAATTGGAAGCGGATCGCGGCGCAGACGATCGAGACGTACCGACGAGTTCAGACAGCATGGCGTCAGAGCGCCTGGGGTCGTTAGGCCGGGGACGAGCAGAGAACAAAGAACAACGAGCAACGGGAGCGTTGAACTCGCAACGCTGCACGTTGAACTTTGAGCGGCTGACCCCCGATCCCTGGACCAAGCTGCGGGCCTCGGCGCGAACAACTTGAAGGCCGCGAGAAAGCATCCGTGCCGTGTACGCAGGAGCGGTTTGCGCGAGCGCAGGCTGTTCAATCTGGCGAGGTGACAAGTATGACTGAGAAAGCGTTTATGAACGACGAGACACACGCTACCCTTGATCAAGCGATTGCCGCCGCCCGCGCGGGCCGCCGCGATGATGCGCTCCGTATGCTGCGGCAGATCGTCGCCGCCGATCCCTTCAACGCCGATGCCTGGGTCTGGCTTGGCGGTATCGCCACCGATCCGCGCGAGCAGCGCTCCGCCCTGGAGCAAGGGCTGACCGTCGCGCCGGCCAACCAGCGCGCGCAGCAAGGACTGGCCTGGCTGCGTCAGACGCATCCTGAGGTCTTCGAGACGGCGGAGTCGCGTCCGGCAGCGCAGCAGACGGCCAGCTACGAGCTGCCGAATGTGTATCACACGTCGTCCGATGCCGAGTGGCGGACAGCGACGAGCCACGAGCAGCAGGCTACCTACCGGCCAGCGCCCGAACCCGTCCGTGAGTCGAACGCCGCGATCTACGATATTCCCGCGCGCTCCGGCGCTGCCACGCATGAGGCCCCGACCGAGGCGATGCCGACCTATCGCGCGCAGGCCGACGCGGTGACGGCGCATCCCGGCCAGCAGACCGACCGGATGACGGCGTACACGCCGCTGAGCACGACGACGATCGATGGCGGACGCACCGATCGGATGGCGACGGTGCCGCCGCCGACCGCAGTGCCCGCCGAGGTCGTCTATCGGCGCAGTGTCGGCGCGGAGGTGGCGCGCTGGCTGGTGCTGCTGACGTGGCTCTTCGTCCTGGGCGCTGTGGCGACCTCTGCCGCGATGATCCTGGCCTTTCCAAACAGCTTCGAGGCAGCCGTGCAGCCTGTGCTGGCGATCTTCCGGCTGCGGCTGGTCCCGGCGGACGTAGAGGCAACGCGGATTGGCACGGCGATCGCGCTCGGCGCGCTGGCCGTCGTCGATCTGATGCTGATCCTGGGCATGCTCTTCCGTGGCCGCTGGTCCTGGGTATTCAACGCGCTGATCGCCACGGTCGCGATGCTCGGCGCGGCAGCGCTGGTGGGGCTGGACGCCGCTGGCGTGAATCTGTTTAGCCTCGTGGGGCTGGACTACGCCGGTGCCAATCCGCTTGCGCCGGATGGCTTCACGCTCGGCAGCCTGGCGGAGCAGATCCTGGGCGGATTGCTGGCCTTTACGGTTGTCTTCTTCTTGCTATCTCTTGCAAGTCGGCGGGCCTTCTTCCGACGGCGGGTTGAGCAGCGGGCATGAGTGGCAGTAGCTTCGGTACACTTTTTCGGATCACCACCTTCGGCGAGTCGCACGGCGCGGCGGTCGGCGTGGTGCTGGATGGCTGTCCCGCCGGTCTGCCGATCGACGAGGCCGAGATCCAGCGCGATCTCGAT
This genomic interval carries:
- a CDS encoding VWA domain-containing protein, translating into MKRRNSILIALIICLTLVLTACGGAAGTPTSSTTDRSNTANQHSNRQNKSSENSAAASPAASPAASAMPQASPPPNTVAAGAAARPAAEAPAADSSRDAQPPAAHPRPTARPDRSPRPDDEPYDSTFYRNYGVNPFVDTLEDPRSTFAMDVDTASYGVMRRYLADGYLPDPDSVRVEEYLNSFNYRYPQPEDGSMFAVYTEAAPSPFGGKGYDMVQIGIQGRTIQEEDRAPASLTFVIDVSGSMEREERLETVKQALALLVEQLRADDQIGIVVYGSDARSILPPTSGANKGRILSAIDELQPSGSTNVEAGLDIGFAQAEEAFVPDGNNMILLCSDGVANNGVTDPETLLQTYRRYTSQGIKLSTYGFGMGNFNDELMERLADAGNGIYSYIDTLDEAERVFVHNLTGTLQLIARDAKIQVEFNPDVVSHYRLIGYENRDVTDQDFRNDSVDAGEVGAGHSVTALYEIRRVPDATGDIATVRIRYHQPDNSKIIEETQTLRSEDRRASFGRASGRFKLAVSVAQYAELLRHSRWFQGSTLDDVVELAHEAQRDFERDPDVTEFIRLLETAASLARAE
- a CDS encoding DUF4938 domain-containing protein encodes the protein MPLEIRDLRALEGPNIYSFQPTVKLQIWADRDISRTIGDTVKTWAQQVGVVIGALRQEVQPADGGFVITTTWTTPLPNVGERIAEGAAADLVAAEQRDEEYSHDEALFAAIDARKHEEPSLRQLQLYAEARVRDLPMVPRGDGTVMIGSGARGWALDPSVLSLGMSVDVPWEQIGTIPIVAVTGTNGKTTTVRLIAHVLRETGLRVGNTDTDGIFIDGQQVEEGDWAGWAGARRVLTDPAVDVAVLETSRGGILRRGLGFNTCTISVITNISADHLGEFEIDTPAKMARVKGLLVRVTHPDGYTILNADDPLVRAMGETSAAQVVLFSNDRQSAAIAAHQQIGGSFVRSDGQQVEVSFNDQRGHFALADIPITVGGAALHNVQNVLAATAACLGLGVPLPTIVDALRTFMPSASHNANRLNLFDRDTMLVAFDYAHNEAGLIALLRFGQEMRQRRGGRLLLILGGPGDRPDEQIREQGRLAAEAVDTLLLHEEERYLRGRELGETTRLYQEGALAAGIRADQVVIFPDEVAALDAALAMLQTGDVLLVAAHAHRATVLDRLERWQG
- a CDS encoding tetratricopeptide repeat protein, yielding MQSGHFAIPRFSRSTLLTCAGIALLLVPLALYVDSLPSISPAVSWLFFIVRVIAALVLIAVWALLNVPPRKPITGHIVVGVARFGDDAPEGVHAPRRTLLQWVRPRPTWEPVLNEEGETVLPLPDGGIEVGEMLAHAIRKLIAPIPNVALVTLPYIADEREAILAGDTANADIVLWGVTERAADNELVFAPQITLTKRLEMPIPQSDLRLCGLETIALPVQRMRVWQARYVGVQQLWSFLLGLIFYTYNADEEALNELAAVHVTPEANGHISPAIAAAYLLSGNLHVIGERWEAAIEAYRAIADEPTFSAQALVNLGVLHALRGETVAALDQLTQAVEQAPMLALAHHNLAVLQQRVDRQAEAEKHFDRAIELDPSLSESYRGLAAILRAQGNAASARQILDQALAIQPMDVEARRDLAALLIDGGNLGAAQQQLERALALDPHHAATYYLLGLLCEQSGDTTGALEALEQAIAIQPNYADAYAALARVYKQTGGSPEALSPIARTPVVTADARAHMDLGLAYFQQFRDAEAEHEFRAAIEKEPLYAPAHVQLGKLLRRNGRTAEALEELKTALHIDAHVLTTYHELAELRAEQGELERAAQTLEQALRIAPTDARTAYLLGNIRATQARESGSRAPLEQAIAAYHRATALDPSFAAAQYNLAIAALTDGDVTTAVDSLRQTISINPEDGEAHRLLATIYNDLRRSREALQLMTRAAELLPGHVPTLIQLSQIQRQHNQIDEAITTLRQAQKAEPQNVRVLRELGSLYVAARQLDRAISTFNRARDIAPDQAETHFALGVAYRTAGRLREAIEAFEAAIKRDPRNAAALTQLAETLYSAGEQSRAVTMLQQAITINRDDPQLYYALGQMYGALGQSDRANEAYRMYAELRAAKA
- a CDS encoding glycosyltransferase family 4 protein: MRILLLSWEFPPHVAGGLGKHVADLVPALAALGIEVHVVTPHLRGGAEIETICPGATVHRVMPDTQRDHQGIVAFSQHSNNSLERKGHELSLDLGGFDLIHGHDWLVAYSSIALKYALKRPLVVTVHSMERGRRQGDLSNEQSLAINGTEWWLTYEAWRVVTVSQYMAQQVQTFFGVPPDKLDVIYNGVHVPDALPLPWCEQVAFRAMYADPDEKIVYYVGRIVHEKGVQVLVEAAPQILREVPRLKFVIAGTGPMLDPLRQQVAAQGLADHFVFTGYISDAVRDKLYQVADVAVFPSLYEPFGIVALEAMAYNCPVVVTRTGGLAEFIRPHETGIMTHPGDPHSLAWGILHTLHHPDWAEMRAANALRDVKSVYNWKRIAAQTIETYRRVQTAWRQSAWGR